AAAACTCTTGATCAATACTTTGAGTTAATAGAAAACTATCAAAAAAATAATCCAACTTATAATGATCAAAGAACTATTGGTTATTTAACATTATTTGATGATTGGAGAAGTTTTGCTACAACTAATGTGCCTCAGCATCTATTGGGCTATCCAAATGAGGGTGGATTTATTCCAGTTAAGGAAGGTAATGAATTTGTAGTAAGACCATTTACTGGTAAAAATATAGAAAAATATTATTATCAAAAACTTAACGAAATGTATAATAAGGGTGTAGTTGATCCGGAAACATTTGTTGTTAATTATGATCAGTATTTAGAAAGATTAAGTTCTGGTCGTGTACTTGGTACATTTAATCAACACTGGCAACTAGAACAAGCTCAGAATCTATTGCTAAGAGAAGATCCAGATAGTATCATGATACCTTTACCTATAGTTTATGATGAAATTGTTGAAGAAAGACTACGTGATACTCCATATATACAGACTACACAGGGTATGGGAATTACAACTGCCTGTGAGGATCCTGTTGCAGCGATCAAATATCTAGACTATCTAATTGGTCAGCAAACATTGATCCAATGGGGTGTTGAGGGTGAACACTATGAAGTTGATGAAGATGGATTGTATTATCGTACAGAAGAACAATTAGCATTGTTTAGAGATCCTGACTGGTCTAGAGATGTATTTGGAAGACATTATTTCTATAATCTATTCCCAAGTCTATATGGTGTAGATGAAAATGGAAATGCTTATTTACCAGATAGACAAGCAAGCCTAATCTATGACGCTGCTCAGGATACAGAAAAAGAAGTTATGGATGCTTATGGTGTTAGATCATTTACTGGCTTATTCAATGACCCAAGACCTTTAGAAGATGTACCATATTATCCTTTATGGACTGTTACATTGGAAACTGGTTCTCCAGCACATGTTGATAGTACAAGAATGGGAGATATAGTACGTGAATTTGTACCAAGACTTGTTATGAGTAGTACTGATGAATTTGAAGATACTTGGTCAGAATATGTAAATCGTGTTACTCCACTTCTGGAAAGACCAAGGCAAGCCTACCAAGAAGCTATAGACTGGAGAGTTGAAAACTGGGGTAGCCAAAGTAATAATGACTAAGTAAATAAATGAGTAATTAAGTAAGACATTAACTTATTATTTATAATTAATAGTATAAATTGGAGGGTACTGTGATTTAGTGCCCTCCTCTAAATATTCTAGCAAGGGGGTCAGTAAATTGTGAGTGACAATCTTATAAGAAATACAGCTCTTATTCCAAAAGAAAGTGGTTTTTGGTATAAACTATGGAAACAACGAGCTTTAGTACTAATGTCATTACCTTTTATTATTTATGTTGTAATTTTTAGATATGTTCCTATCTGGGGTTGGATAATGGCATTTCAAAATTGGATGCCTGCTAGAGGTATTTTAGGTTCAGCTTGGGTTGGATTAGATAATTTCAGGATGTTATTTGAAGATCCTATTTTTTATCAAGTTTTTCGTAATACTTTAGCCATGAATTTTATTAAGCTTTTTGCAGGTATGTTTTTTTCTATTTTACTTGCATTAACTTTAAATGAGGTTAGAAACTTAACATTTAAAAGAATTACTCAGACTATTTCATATTTACCGTATTTTATTTCATGGGTAGTTGGCGCTAATTTAGTTATTGCTATGCTATCTACTGATGGTGGAATCATAAATGATATTTTATTAGCTTTAAATATTATAGAAAGCCCTATCATGTTTATGGGTAAACCTGAACTTTTTTGGTGGATTGTGGGTGGGTCCCACGTCTGGAAAGAAGTAGGTTTTGGTGCTATTCTTTATCTGGCAGCTATGACAGCAATTAATCCTGCCTTATATGAGGCAGCCACTATTGATGGAGCTAGCCGACTCCAGAGAATTCGATATATAACATTACCTGGAATCAAGAATGTTATTATTATTCTTTTAATAATAAATATAGGGATGGTAATGCAACAGGGTTTTGAACAAATATATTTATTAAGCAATCAGAGAGTTATAGAGTATTCAAGAATTTTTACGATTTTTGAACTAGATTATGGAATTAGAATGATGAGATATTCTTTTACAACAGCAGTTGGTATCTTTAGAAGTTTAGTAAGTATTATACTGGTGTTTGCTGCAAATTATGTAGCTAAACGTATGAATCAGGAAAGGCTATTTTAGGGGTGATAAAATGTTATTTAAACGAAAAAGAAAATTAGAAGATATTTTACTTGATACATTTGTATACTCATCTCTTATATTTTTAATAATTGTAACTCTATATCCTTTTTTAAATACACTTGCTGTTTCTCTTAATGAAGGCCTTGATAGTATTAGAGGTGGTATATATCTTTGGCCTCGAAAGTTTACTCTTGATAATTATCGTATTATGTTAACAAGAACTTCTACCTTTCGAGCTGCTGGAGTATCTGTGGCACGTACAGTAATTACTACAGTCTTTGGTACTTTTTTTACCGCGATGCTGGCTTATGTTATTAGTAGAAAAGATTTTGTTTTAAGGAAATTTGTATCGATGATTTACATATTAACAATGTATGTTAATGGTGGTTTAATACCGACCTACTTTCTTTATCGGAATTTGGGTTTAACCAATAATTTTTGGGTATATGTTTTACCTGGTCTTGTCCACGCTTTTAATCTAATAATTATTAGAACATATATACAGGATTTACCTGAAAGTCTTATTGAGTCAGCAAAAATGGATGGAGCTGGAGAATTTACAGTCTTTATGCGTATTATTTTACCATTATGCAAGCCGGTGCTGGCGACAGTTGCTATATTTACTGCAGTTTTTCACTGGAACGCCTGGTTTGATGTCTTTCTTTACAATCCGTCAAACCCAGCTTTAAGCACACTTTCATATGAATTGCAGAAAATACTTGCAACAGCACAATCTATGACCGGATCTATGGAACAGGCAATGGCTCGTGCTGCAGCAGGTACAAATCAAATTACACCTAGAGCTATTAGAGCTACTATGACGATTATTGTTACTGTGCCTATAGCTGTAATTTATCCTTTCTTGCAAAAATACTTCGTTCATGGATTGACTCTAGGTGGCGTAAAAGAGTAAAGCTTGAATTTTAAAAAAATTAACATATTGAAAATTATAGAGGTATTTGCTATAATTAGATTAAATAGTCCCCTTTTAAGTGTTTTTTAAGGGGACATATTTTACTTTTTATTATAATTTTTTTGACAATAATATTTTTTTCAGTTTTTTCATAATTAATTGATTTAAAAAAAAATTAGCTGCCTGCTTTCGTACTAATCTCACTTTCTAGATAGGAGCTTATCATGATAAATATGAATTTTCTAAATGATATGAAAGTAAAACATAAGTTATATCTTGTATATATTTTTTGTGTAGTAGCTCCCATAATTATAATAAATCTTATATTTTATTTAAATATGGCTTCAAATGTTAAAGAAATACATATTAACTACTATACTTCATCTGCACAAAGGATTGCAGCATTGATTGAAAAAGATTTAAATTTTTTAATATCACAAGCTAATAAAATATATCTAGATCAAAAATTATATGAGATGTTAGATGTTGAATATGGAAGAGACTTAGACTATGTAGAAACATATTTTGACTATTTTATGTCTTACTTTTACTTACATGGTGAATCATATCATCAAATTAATAATATGAGAGTATATACTGATAATCCAGGTGTTTTAAATTCAGGGGTCGTCCGAAGGATAGATAAGCAGCTTATAAATGAAAATTGGTTTCAAAGGGTAATAGATTCTCCTAATAAAATACATATTGTATATGAAGAAAGTGAAAATAGACGGGATAATACAGTTGTA
This region of Halanaerobiaceae bacterium ANBcell28 genomic DNA includes:
- a CDS encoding extracellular solute-binding protein, whose amino-acid sequence is MKKFTVVLVLLVLLMLVSASAMADDLYEIDVFIADALPDYPGSTIIGDIIREESGVKLNREYLVGDLETRIGLMIASGDYPDMVYAAHFSSRLIDNDAFIPLQDLIAEHAPNIQKYYATHMEAITHEDGNIYVLPQQAIPFGASERRYPALGFYINKRVLEDAGYPVIKTLDQYFELIENYQKNNPTYNDQRTIGYLTLFDDWRSFATTNVPQHLLGYPNEGGFIPVKEGNEFVVRPFTGKNIEKYYYQKLNEMYNKGVVDPETFVVNYDQYLERLSSGRVLGTFNQHWQLEQAQNLLLREDPDSIMIPLPIVYDEIVEERLRDTPYIQTTQGMGITTACEDPVAAIKYLDYLIGQQTLIQWGVEGEHYEVDEDGLYYRTEEQLALFRDPDWSRDVFGRHYFYNLFPSLYGVDENGNAYLPDRQASLIYDAAQDTEKEVMDAYGVRSFTGLFNDPRPLEDVPYYPLWTVTLETGSPAHVDSTRMGDIVREFVPRLVMSSTDEFEDTWSEYVNRVTPLLERPRQAYQEAIDWRVENWGSQSNND
- a CDS encoding ABC transporter permease subunit; the encoded protein is MSDNLIRNTALIPKESGFWYKLWKQRALVLMSLPFIIYVVIFRYVPIWGWIMAFQNWMPARGILGSAWVGLDNFRMLFEDPIFYQVFRNTLAMNFIKLFAGMFFSILLALTLNEVRNLTFKRITQTISYLPYFISWVVGANLVIAMLSTDGGIINDILLALNIIESPIMFMGKPELFWWIVGGSHVWKEVGFGAILYLAAMTAINPALYEAATIDGASRLQRIRYITLPGIKNVIIILLIINIGMVMQQGFEQIYLLSNQRVIEYSRIFTIFELDYGIRMMRYSFTTAVGIFRSLVSIILVFAANYVAKRMNQERLF
- a CDS encoding carbohydrate ABC transporter permease gives rise to the protein MLFKRKRKLEDILLDTFVYSSLIFLIIVTLYPFLNTLAVSLNEGLDSIRGGIYLWPRKFTLDNYRIMLTRTSTFRAAGVSVARTVITTVFGTFFTAMLAYVISRKDFVLRKFVSMIYILTMYVNGGLIPTYFLYRNLGLTNNFWVYVLPGLVHAFNLIIIRTYIQDLPESLIESAKMDGAGEFTVFMRIILPLCKPVLATVAIFTAVFHWNAWFDVFLYNPSNPALSTLSYELQKILATAQSMTGSMEQAMARAAAGTNQITPRAIRATMTIIVTVPIAVIYPFLQKYFVHGLTLGGVKE